A stretch of the Papaver somniferum cultivar HN1 chromosome 6, ASM357369v1, whole genome shotgun sequence genome encodes the following:
- the LOC113291205 gene encoding uncharacterized protein LOC113291205: protein MSRRTNGLAAPHDEGFGEVVRALNAVAQAMQQQVNLNQNAPPPPPPPNQRALLVRRFSEQKPDSFKGSPDPLVAEDWIDKIEKIFTLLGVNDEDKLDLAVFKLEGEATRWWDLTRRSRNDGLFTWVEFRLAFLNKYFPQTARNQRMIEFMQLTQRNMTVAQYQAKFEELSRFAIHLVENEELKAFKFQEDLDLQLRVGCLF, encoded by the coding sequence ATGTCTCGTCGTACGAATGGTTTAGCCGCCCCACATGATGAGGGTTTCGGTGAGGTTGTTCGTGCTTTGAATGCTGTTGCTCAAGCGATGCAACAACAAGTGAATCTTAATCAGAatgcacctcctcctcctccaccacctAATCAACGAGCTTTGTTAGTTAGAAGGTTTAGTGAACAAAAGCCCGATTCCTTTAAAGGTAGTCCTGATCCACTGGTCGCTGAAGATTGGATAGATAAGATTGAGAAAATATTCACCCTATTAGGCGTGAATGACGAGGATAAGCtggatcttgctgtttttaagcTTGAGGGTGAGGCCACTCGCTGGTGGGACTTGACTCGTCGTTCTAGGAATGACGGTCTGTTTACCTGGGTAGAATTTCGACTCGCCTTCCTAAATAAGTACTTTCCACAAACTGCACGAAACCAACGCATGATCGAGTTTATGCAGTTGACTCAGAGAAATATGACCGTAGCACAGTACCAAGCCAAGTTTGAAGAACTTTCTCGTTTTGCTATTCATCTGGTGGAGAATGAAGAGCTGAAGGCTTTTAAGTTTCAGGAGGACTTAGACCTTCAATTAAGGGTAGGTTGTCTATTTTGA